Proteins encoded within one genomic window of Companilactobacillus zhachilii:
- a CDS encoding phage tail domain-containing protein, with the protein MTEKVFKDESLENPKPHAYGFSNGHDNPSRLPYDPVEVAISTDGINWKSYYDVEDLFGVHCYDYDSPMTNPVDNWQKINTRDGQTRTSGSFDSRDIQSTWMIDATNESEFLMLIEELQNFFMIRGGFWIVFSREPTYKYRVVTKPIVPTYFNEKAGTFQITFNNYTGVRESVGTSLEIFDKNKNFFSYGMGMPNKDISFESKEKKFSIYNPSSFAIDPLAQHHYLKIHIRGSGSPTLTNNTTGESFTYNRVLTSSDELILDGVNPMINGTNDGINSDHGTISLAKGNNEFEISGLSNSDVSFEFYFIYN; encoded by the coding sequence GTGACTGAAAAAGTATTTAAAGATGAATCATTAGAAAATCCCAAGCCACATGCGTACGGATTTTCAAATGGTCATGATAATCCATCAAGATTGCCATATGATCCAGTAGAAGTTGCTATTTCGACTGATGGGATTAATTGGAAATCTTATTATGATGTCGAAGATTTATTTGGAGTGCATTGTTATGACTATGATTCTCCAATGACGAATCCTGTAGACAATTGGCAAAAAATTAATACACGTGATGGTCAAACACGCACATCAGGTTCATTTGATAGTAGGGATATTCAATCAACATGGATGATTGACGCTACTAATGAATCAGAATTCTTAATGCTGATTGAAGAATTACAGAATTTCTTCATGATTCGTGGTGGCTTTTGGATTGTATTCAGTCGTGAACCCACCTATAAGTACCGTGTGGTTACTAAGCCGATTGTTCCAACTTACTTCAATGAGAAAGCTGGAACATTCCAAATTACGTTTAATAACTACACTGGCGTTCGTGAGAGTGTCGGTACATCATTAGAAATATTTGATAAAAATAAAAACTTCTTTTCTTATGGCATGGGAATGCCTAACAAAGATATTTCCTTTGAATCCAAAGAAAAGAAGTTTTCTATTTATAATCCTAGTTCATTCGCTATTGACCCATTGGCACAGCACCATTACTTAAAAATTCACATTAGAGGGTCTGGTTCGCCAACCCTAACTAATAACACTACCGGTGAATCATTCACTTATAATCGTGTTTTAACATCATCTGATGAACTAATTTTAGATGGTGTTAATCCTATGATTAATGGGACTAACGATGGTATTAATTCTGATCACGGGACTATTTCACTTGCTAAAGGTAACAATGAATTTGAGATTTCTGGTCTATCAAATTCTGATGTATCTTTTGAGTTCTACTTTATCTACAACTAA
- a CDS encoding phage tail protein produces the protein MQDFKQFKVNSGSQTYSLDEAMKFVFDSEYNVDGYTYKLIGDFPKVDITDWGNCSGLDAVQKAVDSYGAKWLPSEKTVIIYDDASYKHQTNKTFRNLYSTNDIEVSIDRTSIKNGAMLYGATQDNEHNQTDGAVAVVDSAGISMSATPVGPEAKGVISAVNGVPVYSSPTKKIKTGQILANGSIYKIAQQVSIDSTTWYEVGVNAWISSEHVRFDLPGAVKPENHVIDLVWGEGTIKVDGDSSSDDDTDKDNNVSSSIGNAHLTISTMNAQGAPVVGPDMATVKRYLTNGDSFLSTSKKVVDDVTYYFVATDEWVAENYVTFDKEGDIKPENQTIQVVTGQGTVKSDDEVDVYDSPFTPQTKIGKAVSNGTQYKITAEASDGAQSKSWYKIDSGWIDQSALDFSGATDVAVTEVKNTVFGATVYDSPWSPQTKLNHGVMNGSRWMINGSVSDGANGKSYYRIATNQWVDQSDFDFSGQYDVEPSDNQGQTDGTTADDTNYVFEPFFYYNAPSRDQYGLKIGDDITNDQIKTVEQMKQYADSVLQTEPVIELTVNLSYQDDTMKIGDTSYLDAGPLGIKTIVTLNGISGNPLMKDTPMTISLDNSKMSKKNINFEVASTLKLHERNNKLLNKSVKKLAAKVNSLEASQNNSKEGS, from the coding sequence ATGCAAGATTTCAAGCAATTTAAAGTTAATAGTGGCAGTCAAACGTATTCATTGGATGAAGCAATGAAGTTTGTATTTGATTCTGAATATAATGTTGACGGTTATACGTACAAATTGATTGGGGATTTTCCTAAAGTTGATATCACTGATTGGGGTAACTGTTCCGGACTCGATGCTGTTCAAAAGGCAGTCGATAGCTATGGTGCAAAATGGTTGCCTAGCGAAAAAACAGTCATCATTTACGATGATGCTTCATATAAACATCAAACTAATAAGACGTTTAGAAACCTGTATAGCACTAATGATATTGAAGTTTCAATTGATCGTACATCGATTAAGAATGGAGCCATGCTCTATGGTGCAACTCAAGACAATGAGCATAATCAAACTGATGGAGCGGTTGCAGTAGTTGATTCCGCAGGAATATCTATGTCAGCTACTCCAGTTGGTCCTGAAGCTAAAGGAGTTATTTCAGCAGTTAATGGTGTGCCGGTTTACAGTTCGCCAACTAAGAAAATCAAAACTGGTCAAATTCTTGCCAATGGATCCATCTATAAGATTGCTCAACAGGTTTCAATTGATAGTACGACTTGGTATGAAGTTGGTGTTAATGCATGGATTAGTTCTGAACACGTCAGATTTGATTTACCAGGAGCTGTTAAGCCCGAAAATCATGTAATAGATTTAGTTTGGGGTGAAGGAACTATCAAAGTTGATGGCGATTCTAGCTCTGACGATGATACCGATAAGGATAATAATGTCAGTTCATCAATCGGTAATGCTCATCTGACAATATCAACAATGAATGCGCAAGGTGCACCCGTTGTTGGACCTGATATGGCCACTGTTAAACGTTATTTAACTAATGGTGATAGCTTTCTTTCAACGTCTAAAAAGGTTGTTGATGATGTTACATATTACTTTGTCGCTACTGATGAATGGGTAGCTGAAAACTATGTCACATTTGATAAAGAAGGCGACATTAAGCCCGAGAATCAAACTATCCAAGTGGTTACCGGTCAGGGTACTGTTAAATCAGATGATGAAGTGGACGTATACGATTCTCCTTTCACACCACAAACTAAAATAGGAAAGGCTGTTTCAAATGGTACTCAATACAAAATCACTGCCGAAGCTTCCGATGGTGCTCAATCTAAATCATGGTACAAAATTGATTCTGGATGGATTGACCAATCGGCGCTAGATTTCAGTGGCGCTACTGACGTTGCTGTCACGGAGGTTAAGAATACTGTTTTTGGAGCTACTGTGTACGATTCTCCATGGTCCCCGCAGACTAAGTTAAATCATGGTGTTATGAATGGTTCCCGTTGGATGATTAACGGTTCTGTGAGTGATGGTGCTAATGGCAAGTCTTACTATCGAATTGCAACTAATCAATGGGTTGATCAAAGTGATTTTGATTTCAGTGGTCAATATGATGTTGAGCCTAGTGATAATCAAGGTCAAACTGATGGAACAACGGCGGATGACACAAATTATGTGTTTGAGCCTTTTTTTTATTACAACGCTCCATCAAGAGACCAATATGGTTTGAAGATTGGCGATGATATTACTAATGATCAAATCAAAACGGTAGAACAGATGAAGCAGTACGCTGATTCGGTACTACAAACAGAGCCAGTCATTGAATTAACAGTTAACTTGAGTTATCAAGATGACACCATGAAAATTGGTGATACAAGTTACTTAGATGCTGGCCCACTTGGTATTAAAACAATTGTCACTTTGAATGGTATTAGTGGTAACCCACTGATGAAAGATACTCCAATGACGATATCGTTAGATAACTCGAAGATGTCAAAGAAGAATATCAATTTTGAAGTTGCTAGCACATTAAAGCTTCATGAAAGAAACAATAAGTTGCTAAATAAATCAGTTAAAAAATTAGCTGCAAAGGTTAACAGCCTTGAAGCTAGTCAAAATAATTCAAAGGAGGGGAGCTAA
- a CDS encoding BppU family phage baseplate upper protein, which produces MESNVNTDMSSTDVQPDIGVKYRVPSVGAEYRTLDTDLPMEQPLIFYLDGSKAFYLPHEDTSDESTHNMPQSVLDTLTNKRIFQMITIRQGQSGMLHVPITFKNIDGNVPMDNYLIRFEGRDADGNIILDDEGFNPTQANLGFIDWTPSAVIAQSAGYYKNAHFVIENTDRTKILTTLDFSIKVIANDVAMPVVQEFYASEYVRLLAHIKEMETSADHQINYLLNAYAAIIASELKQVDETMQQALTKLDQELKEGIGNVDTFVSQSKQKLDSLNGDIDTAQTRMDGLEKQISDDGLVTKDGLNTAVQLGINTGKIIVNVDDVILDKDISSKVDLLTGIIEGSSDQA; this is translated from the coding sequence ATGGAAAGTAATGTAAATACGGATATGTCATCTACTGACGTTCAACCGGATATTGGTGTTAAATATCGTGTACCTTCAGTTGGTGCAGAATACCGAACATTAGATACAGATTTGCCAATGGAGCAGCCTTTGATTTTCTATCTTGATGGATCAAAGGCTTTTTACTTGCCTCACGAAGACACATCAGACGAGAGTACACACAATATGCCACAAAGTGTGTTGGATACTCTTACCAATAAACGTATTTTCCAAATGATAACTATTCGTCAAGGCCAATCAGGAATGCTACATGTACCTATTACATTTAAGAATATTGATGGCAACGTTCCAATGGATAATTATTTAATCCGATTCGAGGGACGAGATGCTGACGGCAATATCATTTTGGATGACGAGGGATTTAATCCAACACAAGCAAACTTGGGATTCATTGACTGGACACCATCAGCAGTAATTGCACAGTCAGCCGGCTATTATAAGAATGCTCATTTTGTGATTGAAAACACGGATAGAACTAAGATTCTAACTACCTTAGATTTTTCAATTAAAGTAATTGCCAACGATGTGGCTATGCCGGTTGTCCAAGAATTTTACGCATCTGAATATGTACGTTTACTAGCACATATCAAAGAAATGGAGACATCAGCAGACCATCAAATTAACTATCTACTGAATGCATATGCAGCAATCATAGCTTCAGAGCTCAAACAAGTTGATGAGACTATGCAGCAAGCCTTAACTAAGTTAGATCAAGAATTAAAAGAAGGCATTGGCAATGTTGATACTTTTGTTAGTCAAAGCAAGCAGAAACTTGATTCTTTGAATGGCGATATTGATACTGCACAAACTCGTATGGACGGGCTTGAGAAACAAATTAGCGATGACGGATTAGTTACTAAAGATGGGCTTAACACTGCTGTTCAATTGGGTATTAATACCGGCAAAATCATTGTAAATGTTGATGATGTCATTTTGGACAAGGATATTTCATCAAAGGTTGACCTTTTGACTGGAATTATCGAAGGGAGTAGTGATCAAGCATGA
- a CDS encoding XkdX family protein, with translation MFDFIKFMFIIGGYKDDDVAYFVKIGNIDADQYKQITNEDYKEG, from the coding sequence ATGTTTGATTTCATTAAATTTATGTTTATTATCGGTGGTTATAAAGACGACGATGTAGCTTACTTTGTAAAGATTGGCAATATTGATGCTGATCAGTACAAGCAAATCACAAATGAAGATTATAAAGAGGGCTAG
- a CDS encoding phage holin, producing the protein MKNKLTLDTHSRVWWISIVSLVLVLAQQIGHLFGWEITNDEVNQIMAIVNTLLAIAGSLGLIYDTSGKDGVSDKNDKNSKY; encoded by the coding sequence ATGAAAAATAAATTAACATTAGACACACATTCACGAGTTTGGTGGATTTCAATTGTTTCATTAGTTTTGGTATTAGCTCAGCAAATCGGTCACTTATTTGGCTGGGAAATTACTAATGATGAGGTCAATCAAATTATGGCTATTGTTAACACCCTATTAGCCATTGCAGGCTCATTAGGATTGATCTATGACACTTCAGGAAAGGATGGTGTGAGTGATAAAAATGACAAAAATAGCAAGTATTAA
- a CDS encoding GH25 family lysozyme: MTKYFADVSSFQPDNLGFFQGLVNAGVSGIMIKTTQGSPDGDNYINPKSTAQAKNALAAGMNVGFYHYFLATSVTDAINEAKFFEQSVVNLGFGKDTPLCVDVEDPSLDTAHVASYVDTFISYLETQGYTNVFQYSMASWFNEGILNANKYPTWVANYGSSDCGARGNIVAWQYTSSWGGGSQDMSYDWGIFDKQPAKTEAATQPTVEPEKPKVENVIKLTEQTHPVDRLGIERPETYEVGSTWKSSDIVMINDEPHYQIATDIFVPLSKTEFKDFIIVKYTDDSPAPVFDSKGNWVQNASVSTGKSFKTAGFKVINDIMMAKIATNEFIPFEYTSGSKFE; the protein is encoded by the coding sequence ATGACTAAATATTTTGCTGATGTTTCGAGTTTTCAACCAGATAATTTAGGCTTCTTTCAAGGCTTAGTTAATGCTGGCGTATCTGGTATTATGATTAAAACTACCCAAGGTAGTCCTGATGGAGATAACTACATCAATCCTAAATCAACCGCCCAAGCAAAAAATGCTTTAGCAGCTGGAATGAATGTTGGTTTCTATCATTATTTCTTAGCAACAAGCGTTACAGACGCTATTAATGAAGCAAAATTCTTTGAGCAATCCGTTGTTAATTTAGGCTTTGGAAAAGATACACCTCTTTGTGTTGATGTCGAAGATCCATCTTTGGACACAGCTCATGTAGCAAGTTACGTCGATACCTTTATCAGCTACCTAGAGACTCAAGGCTATACAAATGTATTTCAATACTCAATGGCAAGCTGGTTCAATGAAGGTATCTTAAATGCTAATAAGTACCCGACTTGGGTAGCTAATTATGGATCAAGCGATTGTGGAGCAAGAGGTAATATTGTCGCTTGGCAGTACACATCAAGCTGGGGCGGTGGTTCTCAAGATATGAGTTACGACTGGGGAATCTTTGATAAGCAACCAGCTAAAACTGAAGCAGCCACACAACCTACAGTTGAACCTGAAAAACCAAAAGTAGAAAATGTTATCAAGCTGACTGAGCAAACTCATCCAGTAGATAGACTGGGTATTGAACGACCTGAAACATATGAGGTAGGCTCAACTTGGAAGAGTTCAGATATTGTTATGATTAATGATGAACCACATTATCAAATTGCTACCGATATTTTTGTACCACTATCAAAAACAGAGTTTAAAGATTTTATCATCGTTAAATATACGGACGATTCACCGGCACCTGTCTTTGATTCAAAAGGAAATTGGGTACAGAATGCGTCTGTCAGCACTGGTAAATCCTTTAAAACCGCTGGATTCAAAGTTATCAATGATATTATGATGGCCAAGATTGCAACCAATGAATTTATTCCATTCGAGTATACTTCTGGCTCAAAATTTGAATAG
- a CDS encoding tyrosine-type recombinase/integrase, with translation MKISKAKSGFSNFSATMIYLATQTGMRYEEVTALTWDKINFDNSTILVNKAYRCDETELQSAKTPSSVR, from the coding sequence ATCAAAATATCAAAAGCAAAATCAGGGTTCTCAAACTTTTCTGCAACAATGATCTACCTTGCTACCCAAACAGGCATGAGATATGAAGAGGTCACAGCTCTAACTTGGGATAAAATCAATTTTGATAACTCTACGATATTGGTTAATAAAGCTTACAGGTGCGATGAAACCGAATTGCAAAGTGCAAAGACTCCTTCTAGTGTAAGATAA
- a CDS encoding ArpU family phage packaging/lysis transcriptional regulator has product MGLFPELDEKETIDNVKYYFNEEFSRRDARAQMNIDSIQSPLFDTVGSAGNAINTQENKVINQLRAQELVKTIYRTIENCPKEPNRLKTILKNHYLLSVSNNDTMDQAKYEKTRYNELENTALLYFAEAFADCRYL; this is encoded by the coding sequence ATGGGATTATTTCCAGAGTTAGATGAAAAAGAAACGATCGATAACGTTAAATACTATTTCAATGAAGAATTTTCTAGACGTGATGCACGGGCACAAATGAATATTGATTCGATACAGTCACCTTTGTTCGACACAGTAGGAAGTGCTGGTAATGCAATAAATACACAAGAGAACAAGGTTATTAACCAATTGAGGGCTCAAGAGTTGGTTAAAACAATTTACAGGACTATTGAAAATTGTCCTAAAGAGCCTAATAGATTAAAAACTATTTTGAAGAATCATTATTTACTAAGTGTAAGCAATAATGACACCATGGATCAAGCAAAGTATGAAAAGACTAGATATAACGAGCTCGAGAATACTGCACTTCTGTACTTTGCTGAAGCATTTGCGGATTGCAGGTATTTGTAG
- a CDS encoding Thoeris anti-defense Tad2 family protein → MHSQVNYSDTVVSDILEIKTKSGQIQFGWLASQTDMLSDDWEVN, encoded by the coding sequence TTGCATAGCCAAGTCAATTATTCAGATACGGTAGTTTCAGATATATTAGAAATCAAGACTAAATCTGGTCAAATTCAATTTGGATGGTTAGCAAGTCAAACAGATATGCTGTCAGACGATTGGGAAGTAAATTAA
- a CDS encoding DUF5677 domain-containing protein yields MLENEKISEYKNSVIDLISKKGENSTTTMLDLSVFTLYTEMCDKAMDIMLLAKEKRYSSIPILARSFLEQAASLKFLLKEDQERRGSAYMYGARYKDIRNIQNLHDDFSDRKKADLFLKKIRDDFSKEGYDSYDDWTTDMQNKYFELFVEKARPRKWFNINGDCSSILDLFDKVGMLDEYRTYYNLYSAVTHGSDIMQNLSIKVGQVEINYRYDDEKTTQLLNKYLLELQQICFKYYQK; encoded by the coding sequence ATGTTAGAAAATGAGAAAATAAGTGAATATAAAAATAGTGTTATCGATCTTATTTCAAAAAAAGGCGAAAATAGTACTACTACGATGTTAGACTTATCTGTTTTTACTTTGTATACTGAAATGTGTGATAAGGCAATGGATATAATGCTTTTAGCTAAAGAAAAAAGATATAGCAGTATACCTATTCTCGCACGTTCATTTTTAGAACAGGCTGCCAGCTTAAAGTTTCTATTAAAAGAGGATCAGGAAAGACGCGGTTCTGCTTATATGTACGGTGCAAGGTATAAGGATATTAGAAATATTCAAAATCTGCATGATGATTTTTCTGATCGTAAAAAGGCAGATTTATTTTTAAAAAAGATAAGAGATGATTTTTCAAAAGAAGGGTATGATTCTTATGATGATTGGACTACAGATATGCAGAACAAATACTTTGAATTATTTGTTGAAAAAGCTAGGCCAAGGAAATGGTTCAACATTAATGGTGACTGTAGTAGTATATTAGACTTATTTGATAAAGTGGGTATGCTCGATGAATATAGAACTTATTATAATTTATATTCTGCGGTTACCCATGGTTCTGATATAATGCAAAACCTGTCAATTAAAGTCGGTCAAGTAGAAATTAATTATCGATATGATGATGAGAAGACGACCCAACTTTTGAATAAGTATTTGTTAGAATTACAGCAAATATGTTTTAAGTATTATCAAAAATAA
- a CDS encoding helix-turn-helix domain-containing protein — MKIWELAKKDCLAGMKYKDIATKYGVSVNTVKSWKSRHSWIRDASTKKSMHPKSKKVAPKIVDELDENIELTKKQKWFCLYYLQQFNSTWAY; from the coding sequence ATGAAAATTTGGGAATTAGCTAAAAAAGATTGTTTAGCAGGTATGAAGTATAAAGATATTGCCACTAAGTATGGAGTATCTGTTAATACAGTCAAATCTTGGAAGAGTAGACATAGTTGGATAAGGGATGCATCGACTAAAAAAAGTATGCACCCTAAATCAAAAAAGGTTGCACCTAAAATTGTTGATGAATTAGATGAAAATATCGAACTGACTAAAAAGCAAAAATGGTTCTGTTTGTACTATTTACAACAGTTTAACTCTACGTGGGCATATTAA
- a CDS encoding minor capsid protein, whose translation MRTTHNALLDRHIDSSMFGSINKQTIQTLRKVRVIAERAAKSPKDSLNWQKEVVNILTGGNKATNGKMGRSSNMVRTATAQVMNRTQLDNYAKKHVKRYQFVSLEALNTCTDCNDLDGKIFGIADAEEGVNFPLMHYNYQRWTISKRRW comes from the coding sequence TTGAGAACTACGCATAACGCCTTATTAGACCGTCATATTGATTCAAGTATGTTTGGCTCAATTAATAAACAGACGATACAGACACTTAGAAAAGTTCGTGTGATTGCTGAAAGAGCTGCTAAAAGTCCAAAAGATTCGTTGAATTGGCAGAAAGAAGTTGTCAATATTCTGACTGGAGGTAATAAAGCTACTAACGGTAAAATGGGACGATCTTCTAATATGGTTCGAACTGCAACTGCTCAAGTTATGAATCGAACACAGCTAGATAACTATGCTAAGAAGCATGTTAAAAGGTATCAGTTTGTATCACTCGAAGCACTAAATACATGTACTGACTGCAATGATTTAGATGGAAAAATATTTGGTATTGCTGATGCAGAAGAAGGAGTTAATTTCCCTTTAATGCATTACAACTATCAACGCTGGACTATCAGCAAACGAAGGTGGTGA
- a CDS encoding capsid assembly scaffolding protein Gp46 family protein, with protein sequence MKSPLKASSKLNLQFFADDGAGREISNDNAGNDQSDDKDNSQVDSNQKPDGDDKKSSLSELRKMFSSQMHDFRKNEFLGLLEDVCKDGENRAKMTEKKFIATDTKKREDKPNKREAVLNQSGALSDTKSKLTQIELPTIFSEMLNNLDETKQTQNINEFKKAYSE encoded by the coding sequence ATGAAATCACCATTAAAAGCATCAAGTAAATTAAATCTTCAATTCTTTGCGGATGATGGAGCTGGCAGAGAAATATCAAATGATAATGCCGGTAATGATCAATCTGATGATAAAGACAATTCTCAAGTTGATAGTAATCAAAAGCCTGACGGGGATGATAAAAAATCTAGTCTTTCCGAATTGAGAAAGATGTTTTCTAGTCAAATGCATGATTTTAGAAAGAATGAGTTTCTAGGGTTATTAGAAGATGTTTGTAAAGATGGTGAGAATCGTGCCAAAATGACTGAAAAGAAATTTATTGCAACTGACACTAAGAAACGTGAAGACAAACCTAATAAGAGAGAAGCAGTCTTAAATCAGAGTGGTGCACTTTCGGATACCAAGTCAAAATTGACACAGATCGAACTGCCTACAATTTTTTCAGAAATGCTAAACAATCTTGACGAGACTAAACAAACTCAGAATATCAATGAGTTTAAAAAGGCTTATTCTGAATGA
- a CDS encoding DUF3800 domain-containing protein, which yields MIFVDESGSITRSIKPKYRYFVISMIETEEPYTVRRVFRKSKKNFIEKHPSLKMDYSREIKGSCMSVQMKKFIIRQLLEKTDIKFHYIIIDNFHLNDRFHDNVELCFNFIIGNFLKRFLPKEYNDKYNLKMTLDERNCTVPSLNSLKDYLKIEVCLKNNIIGDVSQCSYADSKEKDVLQVADIFANLVHRSCLAESKGLGSSDGNCRLLKDINNNDNMYFPYRHNGLSFFKNDVYTY from the coding sequence ATGATATTTGTAGACGAGTCGGGAAGTATAACAAGAAGCATAAAACCTAAATATAGATATTTTGTTATTTCTATGATTGAGACTGAAGAACCATATACAGTAAGGAGAGTATTTAGAAAATCAAAAAAGAACTTTATTGAAAAACATCCATCTTTGAAGATGGATTATTCGAGGGAAATAAAGGGCTCCTGTATGTCGGTACAAATGAAAAAATTCATAATTCGACAATTGTTGGAAAAAACAGATATTAAATTTCATTATATAATTATTGATAACTTTCATTTAAACGATAGATTTCATGATAATGTTGAACTGTGTTTTAATTTTATTATCGGTAATTTTTTGAAAAGATTTTTACCAAAAGAGTATAATGACAAATACAATTTAAAAATGACACTGGATGAAAGAAATTGTACGGTTCCAAGCTTAAATAGTTTAAAGGATTATTTAAAAATAGAGGTTTGTCTAAAAAATAATATAATAGGTGATGTTTCACAATGTTCCTATGCGGATTCTAAAGAAAAAGATGTATTACAAGTAGCAGATATATTTGCTAATCTTGTACATAGATCTTGTCTCGCGGAATCAAAAGGATTAGGAAGTAGTGATGGTAATTGTCGATTATTAAAAGATATTAATAATAATGATAATATGTATTTTCCGTATAGACATAATGGATTGTCCTTTTTTAAAAACGACGTTTATACTTATTGA
- a CDS encoding transposase, with product MTDYLRHLLNISSINTALSVKTVSIDLNANYQLIIHKIFPNAQIIVDRFHIVQLCSRALDQVRIQTLKEIDDKKSRSYKALKKDWRLFYLPEADVDATHVKYIVGLNEYSTIQNVIDLGTDQSQVFKQTYETYQQIESAIKNYNSKSLRDSLLGYKRNNTAMDKSINTLRKNIKYVGNSCTMPYSNGPLEGTIGKIKKLKRNCYGFRNLDHLLKRATLICA from the coding sequence ATGACAGATTATCTAAGACACTTATTGAACATTTCATCAATAAATACAGCCTTAAGCGTTAAAACTGTTTCAATCGACCTAAACGCCAATTATCAATTGATTATTCATAAAATATTTCCTAATGCCCAGATAATCGTTGATAGATTTCATATCGTTCAACTATGTAGTAGAGCCTTAGATCAAGTACGTATTCAGACTCTGAAAGAGATCGATGATAAAAAATCTCGTTCATATAAGGCATTAAAAAAGGATTGGCGCTTGTTCTACCTGCCAGAGGCAGATGTGGACGCCACTCATGTTAAGTACATAGTTGGATTAAATGAATACTCTACTATACAAAACGTGATAGATCTTGGTACAGATCAATCACAAGTATTTAAACAAACATATGAGACATACCAACAAATAGAATCAGCTATTAAAAATTACAATAGTAAATCACTAAGAGATTCTCTTCTTGGATACAAGAGAAATAATACTGCTATGGATAAATCAATAAACACTCTACGAAAGAACATAAAATATGTAGGTAACAGTTGTACAATGCCTTATTCCAATGGTCCCCTAGAGGGAACCATTGGTAAGATAAAGAAATTAAAACGTAACTGTTATGGCTTCAGAAATCTTGACCATCTTCTCAAAAGAGCAACGCTTATCTGTGCATAA
- a CDS encoding transposase family protein, giving the protein MFQDNSILCALNIKDNNIKNVSVCDSKINNKGVIKHIKVVKAELSYSLTRCPQCGKNTLVKNGKRITNQRLASFNGMEYHLILKKQRFLCKNCGSTCGAHSDLLVKNHTMTKQIKNRIFDMSRESFTLSSMAKLLGISASTVSRILYGNTKLPERSPYLPENLCFDEFRSVKKVFTFISIDAKTHHLIDLVHDRLSKTLIEHFINKYSLKR; this is encoded by the coding sequence ATGTTCCAAGACAATTCTATACTTTGTGCTTTAAACATTAAAGATAATAATATTAAAAACGTTTCAGTTTGTGATTCTAAAATTAACAATAAAGGTGTAATTAAGCACATTAAAGTGGTTAAAGCTGAACTGTCATACAGTCTAACTCGCTGCCCTCAATGTGGTAAAAATACACTAGTTAAGAACGGAAAGAGGATCACTAACCAACGTTTAGCTAGTTTCAACGGTATGGAGTATCACTTAATACTTAAAAAACAGAGATTCCTTTGTAAAAACTGTGGGAGCACTTGCGGTGCCCACAGTGATTTACTTGTTAAGAATCACACCATGACAAAACAAATAAAGAATAGAATATTTGATATGTCACGTGAATCGTTCACCCTTTCATCTATGGCCAAATTACTAGGTATCTCAGCTAGCACAGTAAGTAGAATTCTTTACGGCAATACAAAGTTGCCGGAGAGATCACCATATCTCCCTGAAAATCTTTGTTTTGACGAGTTCCGTTCTGTAAAAAAAGTATTTACATTCATTTCGATTGACGCAAAAACTCACCACCTCATTGATTTAGTTCATGACAGATTATCTAAGACACTTATTGAACATTTCATCAATAAATACAGCCTTAAGCGTTAA